A stretch of the Poseidonibacter parvus genome encodes the following:
- the murJ gene encoding murein biosynthesis integral membrane protein MurJ, whose translation MLLKSIFTNSTGILTSRILGFIRDLLTASILGANIYSDIFFVAFKLPNLFRRIFAEGAFTQAFIPAYAKSNHKIRFSSVVFLQLFGFLIILSLLVTMFSSLVAKAIAIGFDEETIQLAAPLFAINFYYLPMIFVVTFMAALLQYKHHFATTAYSTALLNLTMISGLLISQNMEKYEITFYLSYGVLAGGILQILVHLYAIKRLNLCKIFHFKKHKKKEENKFYKNFMSATVGSSTTHISAFLDTWLASFLMTGSISYLYYGNRVFQLPLALFAIATSIALFPMIARSIKNKDEDKALSLMKKSSLILFALLSISTFIGIFFNEFIISLLFERGAFTANDTTNTALILAMYLIGLIPFGIGKIFSLWLYAKEQQFLAAKISVYSLGWNIVFSLILIQPYGAAGLAFASTLSGFILFFLTIKAFGFQKFILMFKR comes from the coding sequence ATGCTTTTAAAATCAATTTTTACAAATAGTACAGGAATATTAACTTCTAGAATTTTAGGATTTATAAGAGATTTATTAACAGCTTCAATATTAGGAGCAAATATTTATTCAGATATTTTCTTTGTAGCTTTTAAGTTACCAAATCTTTTTAGAAGAATATTCGCAGAAGGTGCTTTTACGCAAGCTTTTATACCAGCTTATGCAAAATCAAATCACAAAATTAGATTTTCTTCTGTTGTATTTTTACAGCTATTTGGATTTTTAATTATACTTTCATTGTTAGTTACAATGTTCTCTTCACTTGTAGCAAAAGCCATTGCGATTGGTTTTGATGAAGAAACTATACAATTAGCAGCTCCACTATTTGCAATAAACTTTTACTATTTACCTATGATTTTCGTTGTAACTTTTATGGCTGCACTTTTACAATATAAACATCATTTTGCAACAACTGCATACTCAACTGCCCTACTTAATCTTACAATGATTTCAGGTCTTTTAATCTCACAAAATATGGAAAAATATGAGATTACATTTTATTTATCTTATGGAGTATTAGCAGGTGGAATTTTACAAATATTAGTTCATTTATATGCAATAAAAAGACTTAATTTATGTAAAATATTTCACTTTAAAAAACATAAGAAAAAAGAAGAAAACAAGTTTTATAAAAACTTTATGTCTGCAACAGTTGGCTCTTCTACAACTCATATATCAGCTTTTTTAGATACTTGGTTAGCATCATTTTTAATGACAGGTTCTATTTCATACCTTTATTATGGAAATAGAGTTTTTCAACTGCCTCTTGCACTTTTTGCAATTGCTACTTCAATTGCACTATTTCCAATGATTGCACGAAGTATAAAAAATAAAGATGAAGATAAAGCTTTGAGTTTAATGAAAAAATCTTCACTTATTTTATTTGCTCTTTTATCTATTTCTACATTTATTGGAATATTTTTTAATGAATTCATTATCTCCCTTCTTTTTGAAAGAGGAGCTTTTACTGCAAATGACACAACAAATACTGCACTTATTTTAGCTATGTATTTAATAGGACTTATTCCTTTTGGAATAGGAAAGATTTTCTCGCTTTGGTTATATGCAAAAGAACAACAATTTTTAGCTGCTAAGATATCTGTTTATTCTCTTGGATGGAATATTGTATTTTCACTAATTTTAATACAACCTTACGGTGCAGCAGGACTTGCTTTTGCAAGTACACTTAGTGGATTTATATTATTTTTTCTTACAATTAAAGCTTTTGGATTCCAAAAGTTTATACTTATGTTTAAAAGATAA
- a CDS encoding ABC transporter ATP-binding protein, translating to MKEFFKQYTPFYKNYKLQFFYAFIGIILVAGATSGTAYAIQPLLDDIFINKDEDMLYMMPIFVILLYTAKGFGRYIQAYYISFIGQDITRIVRDRLFAHVLTLDMNFFQKKHGGELVSRIINDINRIQSAVSNYIAEFIREVLTIFGLVGLVIYHSPELAFYGLIVLPLAIYPLSKLAKRMKKLSFKSQETNADITTSLSESFNNIEIIKANSTEKIESNKFSIHNKNFFKYNMKAVKTNELTSPLMEMIGSLAFAAVILVGGSKVISGELTTGVFSSFIAALFMLYSPIKRLSSLYNKMQDALAANHRINEMLNQSPTILSGNTQFPEEIKSISFKDVFLKYDDFTALSNINLEAKKGETIALVGDSGGGKSSLINLIIRFYDTSKGEVKLNDELLNDLDIKSLRENISIVTQRVYIFNDTISANIAYGYDIDEKRVIEVLKQAHAYDFIQKMPQGINTTLDEFGTNLSGGQRQRIAIARALYKNPQILILDEATSALDNESESIISQVIDEVSVDKITFIIAHRLSTIKNATKIAVFKDGEIVCMDTEDNLLKTCEEYKRLYNLANM from the coding sequence ATGAAAGAATTTTTCAAACAATATACCCCCTTTTATAAAAACTATAAATTACAATTTTTCTACGCTTTTATAGGAATTATTTTAGTTGCAGGTGCTACATCTGGAACTGCTTATGCCATACAACCTTTACTTGATGATATTTTTATAAATAAAGATGAAGATATGTTATATATGATGCCTATTTTTGTAATTTTATTATATACAGCAAAAGGTTTTGGAAGATATATACAAGCTTATTATATTTCTTTTATAGGTCAAGATATTACTAGAATTGTAAGAGATAGACTATTTGCTCATGTTTTAACTTTAGATATGAACTTCTTCCAAAAAAAACATGGAGGAGAACTTGTAAGTAGAATCATAAATGATATAAATAGAATTCAAAGTGCGGTATCAAACTACATAGCTGAATTCATAAGAGAAGTTTTAACTATCTTTGGACTTGTTGGTCTTGTAATTTATCATTCACCAGAACTTGCATTTTATGGATTAATTGTTCTTCCACTAGCAATTTACCCTTTATCAAAATTAGCAAAAAGAATGAAAAAACTTTCATTTAAATCACAAGAAACAAATGCAGATATTACAACATCATTAAGTGAATCATTTAACAATATTGAAATCATAAAAGCAAATTCAACTGAAAAAATTGAAAGTAATAAATTTTCAATTCATAATAAAAACTTCTTCAAATATAATATGAAAGCAGTTAAAACAAATGAGTTAACTTCTCCTTTAATGGAAATGATTGGCTCACTTGCTTTTGCAGCAGTTATTTTAGTAGGTGGTTCAAAAGTTATAAGTGGTGAGCTTACAACTGGTGTTTTTAGTTCTTTTATAGCAGCACTTTTTATGCTTTATTCTCCAATTAAAAGATTATCATCACTTTACAATAAAATGCAAGATGCCTTAGCAGCAAATCATAGAATAAATGAAATGCTAAATCAAAGTCCAACAATTCTTTCAGGAAATACACAATTTCCAGAAGAAATAAAATCAATTTCTTTTAAAGATGTATTTTTAAAATATGATGATTTTACAGCTCTTTCAAATATAAACCTTGAAGCAAAAAAAGGTGAAACAATTGCACTTGTTGGAGATAGTGGTGGTGGAAAATCTTCTCTTATAAATCTAATAATTAGATTTTACGATACCTCAAAAGGTGAAGTAAAACTTAATGATGAATTATTAAATGACCTTGATATAAAATCTTTAAGAGAAAATATTTCAATCGTAACACAAAGAGTTTATATCTTCAATGACACAATTTCTGCAAATATAGCTTATGGTTATGATATTGATGAGAAAAGAGTTATTGAAGTATTAAAACAAGCTCATGCTTATGATTTTATACAAAAAATGCCACAAGGTATAAATACAACACTAGATGAATTTGGTACAAATTTATCTGGAGGTCAAAGACAAAGAATTGCAATTGCAAGAGCTTTATATAAAAACCCTCAAATTCTTATACTTGATGAAGCAACATCAGCACTTGATAATGAAAGTGAATCAATAATTTCTCAAGTAATTGATGAAGTAAGTGTTGATAAAATTACTTTTATCATTGCACATAGATTAAGTACAATTAAAAATGCTACAAAAATTGCTGTATTTAAAGATGGTGAAATTGTTTGTATGGATACTGAAGATAATTTATTAAAAACTTGCGAAGAATATAAAAGATTATATAATTTAGCAAATATGTAA
- a CDS encoding M16 family metallopeptidase: MKSTKTKKTLLFFLVSLFIITGELMANSLPKYYTKTLENGLQIVAIPMKNGSNVVSTDIYYKVGSRDEKMGKSGIAHMLEHLNFKSTKNLKSGEFDEIVKGFGGVNNASTGFDFTHYYIKSASKNMDKSLDLFADLMENLTLKDEEFQPERDVVAEERRWRTDNNPMGYLQFRLFNNAYIYHPYHWTPIGFMSDIRNWSIDDIRDFHSTYYQPKNAIIVVAGDIDKEEVFASSKKYFKDIKNKKEIPSKLHTVEPKQDGAKRVSILKDSAVEMLAITYHIPNFEHKDQAALSALSEFFSSGKSSILQKRLIDEKRLVNSVYAYNLELKDPGLFMFMAVANEGVKAKDIEKEILSIIDEVKKGEISKKDIEKIKINTKADFIFSLESSSSVSSLYGSYFVRGNIKPLLNYEEKIAKLTKKDLIKIANKYFTKDNSTTVILKPKKKK, from the coding sequence ATTAAATCAACAAAAACTAAAAAAACACTTTTATTTTTTCTTGTTTCATTATTCATTATAACAGGAGAATTAATGGCTAATAGCTTACCAAAATATTATACTAAGACATTAGAAAATGGCTTACAAATAGTTGCCATTCCAATGAAAAATGGCTCAAATGTAGTATCAACTGATATATATTATAAAGTTGGTAGTAGAGATGAAAAAATGGGAAAAAGTGGAATTGCACATATGCTTGAACACTTAAACTTTAAATCAACTAAGAATCTTAAATCAGGGGAATTTGATGAAATTGTAAAAGGATTTGGAGGAGTTAATAATGCTTCAACAGGTTTTGATTTTACTCATTATTACATCAAATCTGCATCTAAAAATATGGATAAATCATTAGATTTATTCGCAGATTTAATGGAAAACCTTACATTAAAAGATGAAGAGTTTCAGCCAGAGCGTGATGTAGTAGCAGAAGAGAGACGTTGGAGAACAGATAATAACCCTATGGGATATTTACAATTTAGATTATTTAACAATGCTTACATTTACCATCCATACCATTGGACACCAATTGGTTTTATGAGTGATATTAGAAATTGGAGTATTGATGATATTAGAGATTTTCATAGTACTTATTATCAACCAAAAAATGCAATTATTGTAGTTGCAGGTGATATAGATAAAGAAGAAGTATTTGCATCATCAAAGAAATATTTTAAAGATATTAAAAATAAAAAAGAAATACCATCAAAACTTCATACAGTTGAACCAAAACAAGATGGGGCTAAAAGAGTTTCTATTTTAAAAGACTCAGCAGTTGAAATGTTAGCTATTACTTATCATATTCCTAATTTTGAGCACAAAGATCAAGCTGCCCTTTCTGCACTTAGTGAATTTTTCTCTTCAGGGAAAAGCTCAATCTTACAAAAAAGATTAATAGATGAAAAAAGATTAGTAAACTCTGTTTATGCATATAACTTAGAGCTTAAAGATCCTGGTTTATTTATGTTTATGGCAGTAGCAAATGAAGGTGTTAAAGCTAAAGATATTGAAAAAGAAATCTTAAGCATAATTGATGAAGTTAAAAAAGGTGAAATATCTAAAAAAGATATTGAGAAAATAAAAATCAATACAAAAGCTGATTTTATATTCTCACTTGAAAGTTCATCATCAGTTTCATCACTTTATGGTTCATATTTTGTAAGAGGTAATATTAAACCTCTTTTAAATTATGAAGAAAAAATTGCAAAATTAACTAAAAAAGATTTAATTAAAATTGCAAATAAATACTTTACAAAAGATAATTCAACTACTGTTATTTTAAAGCCTAAAAAGAAAAAATAA
- a CDS encoding quinone-dependent dihydroorotate dehydrogenase: MFSYNTIKKVLFKFEPETAHNIAECGLRIVGKCKLIKNPMKKKNFINNSKLSQEIFGVTFTNPVGLAAGFDKNATMVKAMPSLGFGFTEIGTMTPKPQDGNPKPRMFRYPEAKSVQNAMGFNNEGAHKVLKNLKEVYPASIPVGVNIGKNKLTPEEFALSDYKMLIKKFEETSDYLVINISSPNTPNLRDLQNEKFITELFEMAKEYTKKPILLKIAPDMEAAQAIELCKSAINAGAAGIIATNTTIDYDLVPGCKDFGGLSGACLTDKSYAIFKEIAKELYGKTVLISVGGIATGEQAYARIKAGASLVQSYSGLIFEGPSMVRKINEELLELIAKDGYANIQEAIGTDLK; this comes from the coding sequence TTGTTTAGCTATAACACAATTAAAAAAGTTTTATTTAAATTCGAACCAGAAACAGCTCATAACATCGCTGAATGTGGATTAAGAATAGTTGGTAAATGTAAACTTATCAAAAATCCTATGAAGAAAAAGAACTTTATAAATAATTCAAAACTTTCACAAGAGATTTTTGGAGTTACATTTACAAACCCAGTTGGCTTAGCAGCAGGTTTTGATAAAAATGCAACTATGGTAAAAGCTATGCCTTCTTTAGGATTTGGATTTACTGAAATTGGTACGATGACTCCAAAGCCACAAGATGGAAACCCAAAGCCAAGAATGTTTAGATATCCAGAAGCAAAAAGTGTTCAAAATGCGATGGGATTTAACAATGAAGGTGCACATAAGGTACTTAAGAATTTAAAAGAAGTTTATCCAGCATCTATTCCAGTTGGTGTAAATATTGGGAAAAATAAATTAACGCCTGAAGAGTTTGCATTAAGCGATTATAAAATGCTTATTAAAAAATTCGAGGAAACAAGTGATTATTTAGTAATTAATATTTCTAGCCCAAATACTCCAAATTTAAGAGATTTACAAAATGAAAAGTTTATTACTGAATTATTTGAAATGGCAAAAGAGTATACAAAAAAACCAATTTTACTAAAAATTGCTCCAGATATGGAAGCTGCTCAAGCAATAGAACTTTGTAAAAGTGCTATAAATGCTGGTGCTGCTGGAATAATCGCTACAAACACTACGATTGACTATGATTTAGTTCCAGGCTGTAAAGACTTTGGAGGATTAAGTGGAGCTTGTTTAACGGATAAATCTTATGCAATATTTAAAGAAATTGCTAAAGAGTTATATGGAAAAACAGTATTAATCTCAGTTGGTGGAATAGCAACAGGAGAACAAGCATACGCAAGAATTAAAGCAGGAGCTTCTCTTGTTCAATCATACTCAGGTTTAATTTTTGAAGGGCCTTCAATGGTACGAAAAATAAATGAAGAATTATTAGAACTAATAGCTAAAGATGGATATGCAAATATTCAAGAAGCTATTGGGACTGATTTAAAATAG
- the dapA gene encoding 4-hydroxy-tetrahydrodipicolinate synthase: MEIITGAMTALITPFKDGKVDLEKYESLIKRQIAQGIDAVVPVGTTGESATLSHAEHKACIEVAVATCKNTHVKVIAGAGSNATHEAVEIAKHAQAVGADGLLSVTPYYNKPMQEGLYQHYKAIASSVEIPFMLYNVPGRTGVDLTADTTIRLFDDIPNIYATKEATGSLDRTIELLSQRSDLVIVSGDDAIDFPMLVNGCKGIISVTANLLPNLKSRLVHAVQEGNLEEARQINEDLYALNSVLFCESNPIPIKAAMYLAGLLNTLEYRLPLTAPSAETMKLLETTLKQYEVIK, translated from the coding sequence ATGGAAATTATTACAGGTGCGATGACCGCACTAATTACCCCATTTAAAGATGGAAAAGTTGATTTAGAAAAATATGAGTCTTTAATCAAAAGACAGATTGCACAAGGTATTGATGCTGTTGTTCCAGTTGGAACTACTGGTGAGAGTGCTACACTTTCACATGCAGAGCATAAAGCATGTATTGAAGTTGCAGTTGCTACTTGTAAAAATACACATGTAAAAGTAATAGCAGGAGCGGGTTCAAATGCAACTCATGAAGCAGTAGAAATTGCAAAACATGCACAAGCTGTTGGAGCAGATGGATTATTATCTGTAACACCATATTATAATAAACCAATGCAAGAAGGTTTATATCAACACTACAAAGCAATTGCAAGTTCTGTAGAAATTCCATTTATGCTTTATAATGTACCAGGAAGAACTGGTGTTGATTTAACAGCTGATACAACTATTAGACTATTTGACGATATTCCTAATATTTATGCAACGAAAGAAGCAACAGGATCACTAGATAGAACAATAGAATTATTATCACAAAGAAGTGACTTAGTAATTGTTTCAGGGGATGATGCAATTGATTTTCCTATGTTAGTTAATGGTTGTAAAGGTATTATTTCTGTTACAGCTAATTTACTTCCAAATCTAAAATCTAGATTAGTACATGCAGTACAAGAAGGAAATTTAGAAGAAGCAAGACAAATAAATGAAGATTTATATGCTTTAAACTCAGTATTATTTTGTGAAAGTAACCCAATACCAATTAAAGCAGCAATGTATTTAGCTGGTTTACTTAATACTTTAGAATACAGACTTCCTTTAACTGCTCCAAGTGCAGAAACAATGAAACTACTTGAAACAACATTAAAACAATATGAGGTAATAAAATAA
- a CDS encoding enoyl-ACP reductase: MSESMKNKTLVISGGTKGIGKECVYKFAQNGVNVAFTYNSNQQFAEDICKDVEEKYGVKCKAYPFNILEPEKYKELFLEIDKDFDRVDFFISNAMIYGRAVVGGYGKFMKLKPRGLNNIYTATVNAFVCGSQQAAKRMEKVGGGAIVSLSSTGNLVYIPNYSGHGTNKAAVEAMVRYAATELGEMNIRVNAVSGGPIDTDALKAFTNYEEVKQKTIDLSALKRIGQPKDLAQSCYFLCTEEASWITSQTLVVDGGTTFR, encoded by the coding sequence ATGAGCGAATCTATGAAAAATAAAACTTTAGTAATTTCTGGTGGTACAAAAGGTATCGGTAAAGAGTGTGTTTATAAATTTGCACAAAATGGTGTTAATGTAGCATTTACATATAATTCAAACCAACAATTTGCTGAAGACATTTGTAAAGATGTAGAAGAAAAATATGGTGTAAAATGTAAAGCATATCCTTTTAATATTTTAGAGCCAGAAAAATATAAAGAATTATTTTTAGAAATTGACAAAGATTTTGATAGAGTTGATTTCTTTATCTCAAATGCAATGATTTATGGACGTGCTGTTGTTGGTGGTTATGGTAAGTTTATGAAATTAAAACCAAGAGGTTTAAATAATATTTATACTGCTACGGTTAATGCATTTGTATGTGGTTCACAGCAAGCTGCAAAAAGAATGGAAAAAGTAGGCGGTGGAGCAATTGTTTCTTTATCTTCAACTGGTAACTTAGTATATATTCCAAACTATTCAGGACATGGAACAAATAAAGCAGCAGTAGAAGCAATGGTAAGATATGCAGCTACAGAGTTAGGTGAAATGAATATTAGAGTAAATGCAGTATCTGGTGGTCCAATTGACACTGATGCACTAAAAGCCTTTACAAACTATGAAGAAGTTAAACAAAAAACAATTGATTTATCAGCTTTAAAAAGAATTGGTCAACCAAAAGATTTAGCACAATCTTGTTACTTCTTATGTACAGAAGAAGCTTCTTGGATTACATCTCAAACTTTAGTTGTTGATGGTGGAACAACTTTCAGATAA